taatcaaataaaagattGTCTATCTTAACACCATTCGTTTTCTAATCCCGGCATTTGTCtgtgaaatttttaaaaattaattggAATTACTCTACAAGCAACTTATTCAAAGAAGGAATAAATAGATAATAATCATTACTAGACAGAAGACTAATCGCATGGAACGTTTAGCTACTCGATCGAGCCATGATGATCCATATTCGAGGTCTTCCCTTCCAACTTCGAATGCCATTAATAGCAACCATGAGTCAAATGGTTCTACTTTTTCTTACGTACAGAGTTTACGCCGTGCAAAGGCGACTGTCTGGAGTGATATAGGCCGTGTGGCTCCTTTACACTCTAGCCCATCAATCAAAAGTTCATCACAAAATGGGAAGTCTTCCAGCAAAGGCTTAGGAGGCATGCGCTCAAGGGTATTTTCTAGCCAGCATCATGGTGTTTATCACACCCGTCCTGCTTCGCTTCATTCACGTACAATGGCTCCTCAGCACACCATTCTTACTCCACGATTATCTGCTACCGAAGGTAAGGATGACGATGAGGACGAATTGGTAATTTCGACATCGAATACTGCACCAACATATATCTCAATGATTGAGTCTTCACGTGCCAGCTCAACCCATAGTGGGACTGCACCTTCCATTATGGGAATGTCAATACATTCAAGAGCAGACTCCAGAGCCGAAACTACTCAATCAGACGGCTTTGAATCTCGTAGCGGATCACCTACTCATGATATTCAATCTTATCTTGTCAATCGACGAAGCAGCAGTTCTGAATCTTCAGACGAGGACAGTGCTGAAGAAGGAATGAAACGTCTAGTAATCACAAATATGGGGGACAATGATGAATTCGATAGCGATTAGTGCAGTTATTTTTCCATCGATATCTGATAAagtattattatttattatggTGCTATTCCCTCACCTAGtttaattgctttaattCGTTTACTTTTATTCGCATTCTTTGGCATAATCAAGCATTCCTTCCCCTTTCTGTTCTATTACgtatttctttcatttaaaaCCCGGCATTGTCAGCTAGTCTCACATCTTTAATCAAAACATGAAATAAACTATATCAATATTATCATcattctatttttattcatttgaAAGCTATTCGGTGCTTCCTGTTTTAATGTAACATGAATATCAAtaacattttaattatagAACCTATAATGGTTTAGGTAGTGTGGAAAATTGggtaaatattttaaagtcCGAGATTCATAGATtaaattgttcaaaaacaaatattttatgcCCAACGAAGACTATTCTAGCAGACCAAGAAGCAATGAGGTATCGTTTTCCTTCATTATCTTTTCAGCCATTAAACTGCCAACGTTCTTCTCAAGAAGACCACTAGCATTTGGCGGAAGAGTTCGTTGATTTGGTAATTGATCATCCCGCAGTAATAGCAAAGCGTCGTACAAAGCATCCATACATTTATTGGCCTCGTAAATCTCCTCttcatttcctttttccaaGGTTTTCCGAACTAGGACTTCGTAAACTTTGATATTGGGAACGACGAGGACTCTAATAGCTTCTTTCCCCATAGTTTTTAAGCCTTTGATGGCACCATAATGAGTGGAATATGGCTTGGTGTTATCCAAAAATGCTTTGAGTGCCGTGCGAGTAACGCGAGGCTTTAATGTATAATACACATTACCAAATCGATCACAAACAATCCCGAGTAAAAAAGCAGCTAAGTCTCTTAGTGCATAATGCTCGTGATTATTAGGATCACTGCCAAGGCGCTTCGCGACCAAACAAGTAAGGATGGATGGCATGAGTTGTTGGACGTAAGGCTCTACAAAAAGGTTGGGGTTATCAAGAAGGGCCCAGGCCATGTGCATTAAAGTAGTAAGAACCACAAGATTTCCTAAGTTTCGAGTTACAGAATCCGATAAAAACATTATGAAGTATGGTAAAAGTTGGTGTAATCCGGGGTCGTCACGTAAACTCGATAGGGCAGCATCACGGAGCTCAACATTAGTTTCATCAAGCAATGCACTGGTAATACGCTCAAAATAAAGCTGTAACTCTTTGGATAGCACATGTCGCACCAACGGTTTTATCTCAACGTTGTCCATCGAAGTGACACCGTTTCGAGCTTCTTTAGCAGCAGTTGAAGCACCTGGCATAACCCCTGAAGTACCCTTGGATGCCCATTCTCCAACTGTGTGATCTGAGGGAGTTGGATTTTGAGGAATGGCTGGCTGCACACCTTCGATGGCCAGCCAGTGTGCACTGTAAGAAATGTTTCTAGGGACTTTAGGGAGAGGAGCgtttatgattttttcaaaatccaCTTCCTCATCATCAAGGTAGTAAAGGGAATTTTGGCCTGCACCTACAGCGGCTTCATGAAATTCTAATGGACGAGAATTATTGAAGCCGTATAACGGCTCAACATTCAACGTCCGTAACGCTGAAGAGATATCTGCGCTAGTTAAAACAGTTCTTTTAGAATGAACCATAAACTTAGTGGCTTCCTAAATCAAATACTGTTAGAGAATTATGTTTAATGTCAGAATAAAGCAGACTATCTAGCAAATTGAAAGGCATCGTAAAAAACTagcaacaattttttagttatttTAGCCTCTTccaaagaaagtaaaatcTCATAGTCTACTTTCACGAAACCTACCTGAACCACCTGATGAATTCTATATTCGAGATCCATTGCAATAGCTGCTGCTGGTTCATCGGCAAGATTGCCAATCCCAAGCATTTCAGCAACATCTTTGATGGATTCAATATTCCATACTGTCAAGGACATGACTTGGTAGTAAGATGAACGATTTATGGATCAATGAGTGAATTGCATCTGCAGAGAAGTAGTTAACGATGTTAGAAGCAACTGCTTTATTTAACATActtgtcagcaatactacactacgctataatacactacgttgcgtatcactatatgtcacatgttctaattatatatcgtaccatgtatgatacgatatggagattgatcttaatgataatctattaagatctatattatctgaatactataaatagagctactgctgaacctcgttcctcagttcagttatgagctatattagtgataggtaacattataacccagttaatacaatacctatactcagttgctacttatacaacctgtgtattgtaatataatagatcacaaggaaaactcaccgcagttctacgtatccttaaatcagataccaaactgcgtagcttacaaGACAGTGAGCTACACTAAAATCGCTATTAAACATTACGTTACGCATCAAAATACACTACATGGAATACCAATTAATCTCAATTTGTTGAACAATAGCAGAAGACTAtatgtttgtttactaaaaCATCCATTGATATTGATATAAAATAGTAGTTAAAATTAGAAGTCTAGATTGAACAGAGCATCATTCTCAGTCCAGTTATTAGCTGTTACAAtgataaatatattatcaCCCACCACTCACAATACTGTATAACGCAATATACTGCTTCTACAAGctaaatataatttaatgtAGCCTTAAAAGGAATTAGAAACTTGAATTGTTGACACTTATCTAGTTGCACCGCAAGTCACCCCGCATTGCTAAACGTATTTAACCATCGTTATTTTTCGCTAGTCGTCGTTGGGCTGCGCATCACCATTTCAGGCACGATTTCAGTGATCAGATCCAAAAACCCAACCGGCCACCATCATGCTTGGGCATAATATATATGAAGAAGACGATGCATTTAATCCATTCGCAGATTCCGTTTCTCCACTGAACCCTCCAAAAACCGACCAAGAGCCCTCAGCTGAAGGAGTGGAAGAAGAGTCGCCGAATGTTCAAGCTTCTCCACCAAAAACTCATATCTATACATCTCCTAGGAAACGAAGCGTCAATTTGAAATCTCTTCCGTTTGAAACGTTAACTTTGGATTCTGCACCTTTAGGTCCCTTGCAATTTTCTGATGCACCTTCTATGGCACCCGAAAACAACCGTTTGGAAGTTGGtttaaatacaaaaattaatccGTTAAAAGGATCTAGTCCCGCTTTGAATGCAGATTTTTCTGCAAATAAGCCTTGGATCTCAGAAGTGAACTCCTTTTCCCCTTCTCCTATCGGAGCAACGGAAAATCCCACTATACCAAATTCAGAACAGACGGTAGATACTTTAGACGCTGCCTCATCTTCTGCTCCAAATTTTACACACACTGTCTCATCTGCCTCCTCCCAGAAGCAAGGTTCAACCTCATTAACAGATACGGAGAATCAGAAGGCGCACCCGGCAGCGGCACCTCAATCTCTTACCCCGTTTTACATCCAAGTTCATGACCCTCATACCGTTAAGGAAATCACTAAATCGCATACCGTATATTCGGTTTCCACTCGTTTAGAGGAACACAATCAACCTTCTGTTAGCAATGTGACTGTACAAAGACGATATAAtgattttgcttttctttatcaatTGCTTTCTAATAATCATCCGGGTTGTATCATTCCTCCCATCCCGGAAAAGCAGGTTGTAGGCCGttttgatgatgaatttaTTGAACAGCGACGAGCAGCCTTGGAGGTAATGCTTCGCAAAATATCTGCCCATCCGGTTCTACGTGATGATTACTCATTTAAGTTGTTTCTTGAAGCAGAGACATTTGACCCTAGAATGACACATCGTACTACTCTCATTGAGAGTTCATCAAGTCCTTTGCGCTCAGGTCCCTCAACATCTGGTTTACTTGACTCATTCACCTCCGCCTTCCATACCTCTGGATCTTCTAAATTTTCCGAACAGGATccaattttaattgaagCAAAGGATACACTTGATTCGTTGGAAACTCAACTAAAGTCGGTTTATCACGCGCTTCTTTTATCCATAGATCAACGCATACAGTTCGCTTCAGCCATCCATGATTTTGGCGAGGCTGTTGGAAATTTATCTTTAGTTGATTTAGAGCCCACCTTATCATCCAAGTTTGATGGTCTTTCCCAACTCCAGGTAGAGCTTCGATTTGTACAAGAACGTAAGGTTGCTCAAGACAATTTGACACTGGGCACTACATTGGAGGAGTACATTCGGTACGTGGAGAGTGCCAAAAATGCCTTTACTACACGTCAAAAGTTGTGGCAGACATGGCAATCTTCAGTTCAAGCTGTTTCTCGTGCTAAAACTCAACTTgagaaatgtaaaaagCAAGCGAAATCTCAGCAAAAATCACTCCCTTACTTGGAAGAACAATACGAAAAATATCGAGCAAAAGCTGCTGATCTGGAAAAAGAGTTTTCGGAATCAACAACTCTGTTAAAACGAGATTTGAGTTCTCTCACAACCAGTAGAGTTGATGATCTCAAAGCTAGTGTTGAAACGTGGTTGGAATCTGCAATTGAAtctcaaaaagaaattattgaGCGTTGGGAATCATTTTTGGATCAATAACGACTCTAATTTTCCCTATGCactcttttaatttttatgtttttctttcgtGTAATATTTCTATCCCATATTCGTATTAATGTATTTCCAACTACCGCTTTATTACTTTGCACTTCTCTAGCTGACGATTTCTATTCTAttctaattatttttttgcaatttccCTTTTCGTCCATGGTACTTCATTacttgaaaagaaaatgtacCTTAAAATATTGCATTCTATCTACTAACCTTACAGCAACCCTACACTcctttgtaaataaataacttgtgtatgtttttaaaaattgtctTTGTTACTCAAGcctttttatatttgtttatgtttAAACGCTTTTTCCTGCTTAAATTGTGTTACTTATATGTAAAAGCGTatgcaaaaatttgtttaataatatGGTGTATGACTACTTTATGttacatatttatttgtctTAATTTAGACTCGTGATTCAAAGCTCTCAAAACGATAGCTCAAAAAAATGTTCATGTAGGAAACGTTTATCATTTTGTATCCTAAGGtttattcatattttttaaaaaaaaaagtggatTTCGCTTTCATTAATAATCTCGTTATATCAATAGCTAATCACATAATCAAGTGCGAAATGGAAAAGCATTTAATCAATTCAATGCCGGATATCTGACTGTTGAATCGCAATGTCTTCAGCCTTTTTGAGGAAAGGTAAAAGCTTTCCATATTCTTCATAAGTTTGGGCGGATGGTTTATTCATGATTAGTTCAATTTTCTTGGACTCATCCCaagatttgtttacatattCTTCAAAGGTAAATCCTTTTCCATTCATTGCATATGCAGCCTTGATAGCGCCCTAAATTGATGGTCAGTAACTATTAATTAACAACATTTTCCGTTCACTTACGCCAACAGCACAGGCATTACTACCGCCGTGTTTTAGCCGATAAACATCACATCCCAAAACCTGGCTAATTTTAAACACAATAGCCTCGTTACGACTAGCTCCTCCTACAACATAAACACGATCAGGTTGTGGTATACCAGTTAGCAAAGGAGTAATCCGCATGCGGATATCAAGATTTTGACTTTCAACTATGGCAGAAGCATCCTCATCTGGATAATCCCATGATTCTTCATCTTTATCCACCTGATACAACTCGGTGCCTTGGATTG
Above is a genomic segment from Schizosaccharomyces pombe strain 972h- genome assembly, chromosome: III containing:
- the mug123 gene encoding protein mug123, whose translation is MERLATRSSHDDPYSRSSLPTSNAINSNHESNGSTFSYVQSLRRAKATVWSDIGRVAPLHSSPSIKSSSQNGKSSSKGLGGMRSRVFSSQHHGVYHTRPASLHSRTMAPQHTILTPRLSATEGKDDDEDELVISTSNTAPTYISMIESSRASSTHSGTAPSIMGMSIHSRADSRAETTQSDGFESRSGSPTHDIQSYLVNRRSSSSESSDEDSAEEGMKRLVITNMGDNDEFDSD
- the taf6 gene encoding TATA-binding protein-associated factor TAF6, producing MSLTVWNIESIKDVAEMLGIGNLADEPAAAIAMDLEYRIHQVVQEATKFMVHSKRTVLTSADISSALRTLNVEPLYGFNNSRPLEFHEAAVGAGQNSLYYLDDEEVDFEKIINAPLPKVPRNISYSAHWLAIEGVQPAIPQNPTPSDHTVGEWASKGTSGVMPGASTAAKEARNGVTSMDNVEIKPLVRHVLSKELQLYFERITSALLDETNVELRDAALSSLRDDPGLHQLLPYFIMFLSDSVTRNLGNLVVLTTLMHMAWALLDNPNLFVEPYVQQLMPSILTCLVAKRLGSDPNNHEHYALRDLAAFLLGIVCDRFGNVYYTLKPRVTRTALKAFLDNTKPYSTHYGAIKGLKTMGKEAIRVLVVPNIKVYEVLVRKTLEKGNEEEIYEANKCMDALYDALLLLRDDQLPNQRTLPPNASGLLEKNVGSLMAEKIMKENDTSLLLGLLE
- the vps5 gene encoding retromer complex subunit Vps5, encoding MLGHNIYEEDDAFNPFADSVSPLNPPKTDQEPSAEGVEEESPNVQASPPKTHIYTSPRKRSVNLKSLPFETLTLDSAPLGPLQFSDAPSMAPENNRLEVGLNTKINPLKGSSPALNADFSANKPWISEVNSFSPSPIGATENPTIPNSEQTVDTLDAASSSAPNFTHTVSSASSQKQGSTSLTDTENQKAHPAAAPQSLTPFYIQVHDPHTVKEITKSHTVYSVSTRLEEHNQPSVSNVTVQRRYNDFAFLYQLLSNNHPGCIIPPIPEKQVVGRFDDEFIEQRRAALEVMLRKISAHPVLRDDYSFKLFLEAETFDPRMTHRTTLIESSSSPLRSGPSTSGLLDSFTSAFHTSGSSKFSEQDPILIEAKDTLDSLETQLKSVYHALLLSIDQRIQFASAIHDFGEAVGNLSLVDLEPTLSSKFDGLSQLQVELRFVQERKVAQDNLTLGTTLEEYIRYVESAKNAFTTRQKLWQTWQSSVQAVSRAKTQLEKCKKQAKSQQKSLPYLEEQYEKYRAKAADLEKEFSESTTLLKRDLSSLTTSRVDDLKASVETWLESAIESQKEIIERWESFLDQ